GAATAGATATATGTCCAGCAGGTACAGGATAGACGTTGCTAGGATCGAGGATAATTGGGTGATCGGTCACCAACGAGACTGGCAGTGGTGCAGGATCGAGGCGAGGTTCAGGGGATATCTTAGGAGGTGGAGAAGGTGCAGCCTGGCTAGACTCCACGATCGCGGTATCTAAATCCATGCTCCCTTTCTCTTGAACAACGAGAGGTTTCTGAGTCAGCGAGGGGAGAGCCGCGAGGAATGCTGCTGCACTTGTGAAGCGATCGCTATGCTTGGGGGCGATCGCCCGTAGTAATACCACATTCCAGGCTGGATCTAGGGTATGGCACCCATCTAAGTCCGTGGGTGCTGCTGCTACCTGTCCTAGGGGTGGCTCATCGGTAGGAAATGGATAACGGCCTGTGAGACATTCATAAAGCACTAAACCTACGCCATAAAGATCGCGATCGATGCGCTCTGCTTCGGATAAGCAAGGCTTATTGAATAAATCTGGAGGCATATACCGACGGGTACCTGCATTGATAGCATCTGGATCTTGGGCTAAAACTGCTACGTTAAAATCAATCAGTTTGATGCCCTGATCAATCAGGAGAATATTGGCAGGTTTAATATCTTGGTGATAGATATCATGCTGATGAATATGATGAACGCCCTCTAAAATAGCTTGGGCAATCTGATAGGCGGTTTCGAGGGAAAGGGGAGCAGAAGCGATCGCTGCTTCTAAACTTTGACCATCCACAAAGTCTAAGACAATAAAGGGGGTGCCATCCTTGAGTTTGTCAGCCCAAACAGCCGCGACAATGGAAGGATGCTCAGGCAGCCTGCTCAGAATCTGATACTCCTGCATTAGACGCCCTTCACAGGAATAGCGATCGCGGGTGATGAGCTTTAGGACACAGGTCTTTTTCGCCCAGGTTTCCCATATCTTATAAGCAACCGCAAAACTGCCCGGCTGGCCTAGACGCTCTAGAATACGATAGCGATCGTTCAAAACTGTATCAACGGGCAAATTCTCAAGATCTATCGATGGTGGCGCAGACTGGGCTGCTGGTAATGGTGCGGGCTGAACTGGCATATCCCTAGTTAAGATCGCGCTCAGGGCAAGCTGAGCCTGCTCTGCCGTTCCATAGCGAGATTGAGGATCAAGAGCACAGAGGGTTTGCAGCCAGGTATCTAGCTCTGCCGATAGTGCTGGGTTGAGATCGGAGGGCAGCATGGAAAATTGAGCGGCGCGATCGCACATCTCTTCAGGACTGCTGAAAGCTGGGCGACCGGTGAGCAGTTCATAAAACACTAATCCTGCAGAACATAGGTCTGATTGGGGGCTGGCTGCCGCTGGGTTACGATAACATTCAAGAGATTGGTACAGACTATTATCGGCGATCGCCTCTGCAATGTCTCCGGCAATCGTGCTGTTGCGATGCTGAATGCGGGCATAGTCAAACCCGGCTAAATAGGGGATGCCGTCTGAGCTAATCAGGATAGTATCTGGGGTAATGTTCCGGTGGACAATCGTTGCTTGGTGAGCATGGTTGAGGGCAGACAGAATCGATTGGATTATGTTCCATCGTTCAGCCTCAGTCAAGTCTTGGTCTTGAATATGCTGACGCAGCGATCGCCCCTCTAGGTCGTGAGTAACTAACACATAACAGTCTTCATCTGAGGTGGTAAAGAAATCAATCGCGCCCAAAATATTGGGGTGGGGCGGCACTCGCATGAGGGATTGGTAGGCATTGCTGATCAGGCGACGAGCATCTTGCCGTTCATGCTTACCCATGTAGGGATCCACCTGATAGACCTTCAAACGAACTACAATATCCTGAGAAAAGATCTTGTAAGCTCGATACTCTGTATAGTCTTGGGTGCGACCCAGGGTCTCGATCACCTGCCAGTCACGATAGCAGGGGCGTGGACTACGAGGAGCCGACTTACCGATAATTGCTTGCCGGATGGTACCGATCATGCCTCGTAAATCAGCATTACGATGGTTGGGAATAAAGTCGTGGCTTTGAAGATAATTGAGACATCGTTGATCAGCGTAAGTGATGTAGGGTTCGTCAGTTCCTGTATGGTCGGCAATCAAAATGTCACTGGCTGTTAGAATAGCCAACGGTTGAACATGCACCTTACTTAGCTCTGGCTTGGCGTAGTTAGCATCACGAATTAGGGCTTTAATCCCTTTGGCATGTTTGCGTAAGAGAGCAACGGGAGATGGATAGGGCGATCGCTCCTGAGGGTGCCACTTAGAGCCATAGATATCAATCCGCCCGCAGGTGCCCTTAATATCCACGACAAAGACGCAGTGGGGAGCAATCACCACCAGATCTAATTCAAAGACTTCCTTGCCTTGACAAATTTCTAGGTTGTGAAGGATCTCAAAAGTGTCGGGTAAGTTATTTCGTAAATAGAAAATAACGTCACGCTCAGCATTATTAACGGGTTGCCCAATGGCAGTCACCTTAGCCATCATACACCTCCATCCGGAGCATCCGGAGCATCTAGAAACTGGGCTAACTGTTGATAGAGCTGCTGGCGTTGCGGTCGAGGCAACTGCCTAAAGCGCATAATAATTTGATGGGACTCACTTTTCTGCAATTCCGTACGACATTGATGTTCAATGTAGGTGATGGTCTTTTTCTTATCCGATGTAAGGTATGCTGTATATTGATGGTGTTCATGATGAATGCTGTCTTGGATATCGCGAAAGACATCTAGACGTTTGGGGTCTTGAGCCGTTAGGCGGTCAGCCTGCCCTGCCCGTTGCCCCAGATCTTTCAGCCAAGCTTCTGCTTGCTCGATGCGCTCTTGACGTAGTAATTGCTGTCGGCTAGTGAGATCGTCGAGCACCGTTTGAAGGCGATCGCTCAAAGCTGAAGAAAGATTAGGAATAGCATTTTTCCAGTCCATGAGCCATTGAATTCGTTCACTACAAGCCTCAAGGGTACTCGTGTTCATAGACTCAGTCTGCTGCAGGAATTCAATCACCAGCTTACTATCAGCAACAAGAGCCTGATAGCGATGGTTCTCCTCAGAGGCCGTATAGCATTGAGCCTGCTGGAGCAGAGCCTCTTGTACCGCTTGGGCTTCAGCAACGGTTTCTGTGCGTGACAGGCGTTGCTCTAGCTTATTGAGACCTTGAAGATAGGATTGAATTTTTTTCTTGAGCTTAGTTTCCAGATGGGTCAAGGCTCCTTGGAAGCGCCCTAGGTCATGGAGTGATACCTGTATATCCCCAAGCTGATCGATCAAGTCTTGACAGTCAGCGATCGCTCCACTAGCTTGATACTGCATCTCTAAGTTATGCAATGTCTCAAGATCGGCGCGCAGGGCTTGGATTTGGGGAGCAAGCTGCTGATAATCATCGGCGAGGGACGATTGGTGAAAGGCTAGCTCTAGACGGGCATAGTCAGCCTGGAGTAGCTCCAGATCCTTAAGCGTTTCTAGCGACGCTAGGCGATCGCGGATAGATTGCAGACGCTGCTGATTATCCGCTATGCGCTGGGTGAGTAGTTGGCGAATCTGCTCCACTTCACTGCCGTAGACCGTTGGCTGGTGTAGGGTAGCGTAGAGGCTATTGACAGCAGCCATAGCATCTTCACACAGAGCTAGAGTACTCATCCGCTCCGATTGATATTGGCGAATCTGCTGCATGATTTTCAGGTCTTCCTCCCGTGCCTTACGCTCCTTAAGCTGCTGTTCAATTTCTGTGCGACGGCTTACTAAAAGCTGCTGAGACGCATCAACGCTAGCGGCAATGTCTGCGAATTCATCTGAGGAACTGACAAGAGTGCCAGCCTGCTGAAGCAGATCACCAAGATGCTGAGCATCCTTGAGGGTAGTAATTTTACGATCGCAAATATCTTGAAATCGACTGCTGAGGAGCGATCGCCCCCGCTGCTTGAAGTCTTGCAGTTGGGCATGGGCCTGCTGGACTGCGTCGGATCGCCCTAGGGTATCCGGAAAGTGGATGCTGATCAGGTCTTGGTAGACTTGAAAGATCTCGGCAATTTTTGTGAACGGTAGATCACGCAAACGCTGGAGTTTTTGCTGGGCATTGGTCAGAGTAGTCGATAATTCTTGTTGAAGCAGCTTAGCCGCATCATCTTGAGCTTGAACAGCAGATACCTTAGCTTTTAGTTTATCAAGCAAGACCTGTACCCGCTGCACATCAGCTGGCTCAGTAAAGCGAATGCGCTGTTGATTGATTTCCTCAATCAGGTTGATCACCGATGCAGAAGCCGCTGCACTGGTTTCCCGCTCTTCCCAAGCGTCGATTTGTTGAATCAGCTCCTTATGAAGCAGCTCCAAATCTTGCACCATCTGGCGAGCTTCTCGGCCAGGCTCGGTATCGGCAGGGAGGGTAGTCAACAGGTGCTGAATCTGGGCTTGGGTTTGGGTATAGTCCTGCTGGCTGAACTGACTGCCCAATTGCCGCGCCAAGGTTTGCACCTGCTGTAGCTGGCTTTGTAAACGTTGGGTCGTCTCAATCTGCTGGCTGGTTGTCTGAGCCAGTTGATCAGCGGCCTGCAACTGTTCAACAAAATGGGGGGGACTATGGGGCGCTTTTTTCAGTGCCTTGATGGTGTCATGCACTCTGTGACGATAGGTTTTACAGCTATCTAGATCGGTGAGGGTCTTCGCTTGCTGGCAAAGGGCGGTAATTTGATGCTCTAGGCGATCGCGCACTAGATTTTGGACATTCTGTTGGCGATCGCTCTGAGCGGCGCTGGGATGGACAGAAATGACCTCGGCTTCAAGCCGTGGGGATGGCATGGTTTGGAACAGGGTCGTGTAGGCATGAATTAAGTCTAGGAGGGACGTCGCATCGTTCAAGGCCTCAGCCTTTTCTACAGGGGTAAACCACTGGTCGATTCTGCCAACCTCTGTGGTAACGAGCTGCACCGTTTGCCGCACCTTTCTAAGCTCTGATTCATCCGCTTCAGACGAATCTAGGAAGCGTTGGGCCTGGATCAGATACTCCTGAGCCTGGTCATAGGCCATGGATGATGTTGGCAGTTCCGGGATCTTAAGCGTCTCACGGCGAATTAGTTTTGTGCTGTTGCCTTTCTCAATCCACTCTGCCACAAAGAGTTTGGGTTTATCTAAGATATCCGTACTAGCCCATTCCTTCAAAGCCTGGGTGATAATGGTGGAGGGCTGATTTCGTCTGGGTTTGACGACCTTGGAGCCGCGCAGTGTAACCTCACGACGATGGTAGGCCAGCCAACCAGCCAGGAGTACGGTAAAGGTATATTCGTTGTAACCATAGGGCGCACTGGACAGGACTAGCCACAGATCGTTGAGAGTGATGGTACGTTCTACCTGTCCATTGAGCTGGGTCATGTCAGAAATCTTATCCCAGGCTGTTCGCACCTTGGTCTCAGTGGGAACCTGAAGTTTATAGTCGCTGGAGGTCTTACGAAACAATTTCCAGCTTGTGCAAAATACCTCATCTAGAATCGTTTGGTAGGTTGATTCACTGGGAAGACTATTGACGCCGAGGGATCCATTGAATAATTGTTTAGCAATAAAACCAGTCACCTTGGAGCCAGTAGCATGACCCGTTCGCAGCTTATCAATGCTGTTAATGGGTGGAACGAAGGAATATCGCTCGGTTAATAATGCACTGATGACAAAGTTGGGATCGGTGGCTTGCTGCGTGGGCACTTTGTGTTGCGTAATGGAATGGAAGCTACAACTGCGGGACTGAACCATGCGCTTGAGAGTAATGTCGAGGTGATCTCGCCAGCGCTTGATTAATTGGGTGTAGGCTTCGCCCGCAAAACGGCGTTCTTCAGGTTCCTGTTGTTCGAGGGTCTGAAGCTTCAGGAGGATGCGATCCAGGTCTCCAACCGGCTCGGTGGGAATGGCGATCGCTACCTGATGTCGATTGGGCGATCGCTCTAGGTCTTTGTCAACGGTGCGGCGGAACTCTTCCAGCTCCTCAACGCTACGAGCCAAGACGTAGGCCAATATGCCGCGATCGCTCACTTTTTCCATCTTCAACGAGCTGGAAAGGGCGCGCCGTAGACCATCAATCGTATAAAAGCGATGAACAAATTGCCAGTCATCACCCACTTGCTTGTGGGTGTGGACAAACTCACGGGCCATACAGGTGGAGCTTTGTAAAAATCGGGAAACTTGACCCCGACTATATTGCACGAGGCTGTCAACCGTGGAGGTTTTATCTCGCACAATATCGTTGATTTTGTCTTCTAGAGCATTGGGATTCTTACCGGGGAAAAAGATATAGGTTCGGGTAGCCGCCTGGTAGTAGATCAGTTGGCGTACTTCCGTAAGGACGTGCAGCGCCTCTTTTTGCTTGAGCGGCGATAGCCCGGTCAGACGGCTGAGGATATCTTCGTGGGGGTGGTTGTCGCGTTTTGTAAGACTGCCGCCACTGGCATGGTAGAGCAAAAGAGCGTTGAGGGTTAGCAGCTCGTCGGGGTTGTCGGAATTGAGGACGGTATGGCGAGCCTCTTGGTAGGCGTGGAAGTTACCCTGGTTTTCAAAGTTGTCGAGGAAGGCTTCGACGAGAGTCACGGGGTAGATGAAGTTCAGCCGTCCCTCAACTTCAACGGGTTGCTCTTGGATAATCTGAGTGACAGCGCCGCGCAGGAATTCGATGGCGGAGCGATCTTGGCTGAAGGGTAGATTGGCTAAGAGGTAGGCGGTGATGGGGTGCAGGGGAAAGCATCCCAAGGACAGGTGTTTGCAGAAATCAGGGAAGGACCAGCCCCGGGCTTTGTAGGCGGGAATGTAGGTCTCATAGGCGGCGCGGGCTTCACCGACTAGCGTTTCTTGCCAGCGTTGGGTAAACTGTTGCCAAAGGTCTGTGCCTTGTTTTTGCACCAGCAAGCTATCGATGACAAGTTCTAGGCTGGAGGCGGGGGTGTAGGTTGCATCCCGAGGAGCGAGGCGAGTAGATAGTTTGCGATAGGATTCTAGGGTATTGGCCGAAATACCCAGCTCGCTTTGCAGGCTAGTTTGACTGAAGCCAAGCAGGGCAATTTTACCTTTGTAGTTTTCGCAAATGTTGGTGATGTTCTGCAAGGCGGTGCCGCCGGCACCAATTTCGTCATTGGCCCAGTCTTTTAGGTAGTAGTAGAGTTCATCAAATAGAATGAGAATACCTCCGAAGACAGCATTTTCACCAGTACAGAGGGTGGTAATAAGGTCACTCAGAATTGCTTCAATGTCGATGCTGTCTTGAAAGTCGGGGACGATGCCGAGCAAATGTTCTGCAACCTGTTTCACGGCACGGATAGCGCTGGTGTTGTTATTGCGCAGCAGGTTAGTCAGGTTTTTGATGTCGCCATCAGGATGTTGGATAGCATACAGGTAATCGTTGGCCCGTTTGACGTCTGCAGGATTGAGACGTTCTAGAAACTGTAAGGGTTTACCGCAAATGTGGCGAGCGATCGCTCCATCCCCAACGTGTTCAGCATCTAGAGTTTGATTAACCGCTTGGAGAAATTGTTTGCGTAGATCACCCCCCAAATCCCCCCGCAGGCAAATGACCAAAAAGCGGCGGCTTTTCTTAAACGCCTGAAGGCCTTCGATCAATCCGTCTGATTGACCTGAGACAGCTTGTTTGACTTGGTCTAACACCCCCTGAACTTCAGCCGATTCATGGGCCTTGCCAAAAAAATTGGCGATCGCCACTGCAAAGTGAGATTTGCCTTTGCCATACTGCTGAACCATCAGATGAATGTTGGACTCATTGCGGCTGCGGTAGCTATCGCGCAACCGGCTGAGAATACCAACGGTGGAGGCTTGAGGCTGTTGATGGTTGTAGTTGAAGATGAAGCCCCTACAGAGATCACGGTTGTCCTCTGGGTTGTTCACCATATCCAAGTTAACTGAACTCCGCAGGACACCGGTTTGGTTAACTTCAACAATCTGGTTCAGACGCATGATGGATTACCTAGGCACAGTCGTGGGTAAGGGGCAGAAGGATTGAAGGATTAGACAGCAGCAAGGGTGTGAAGGCGATCGCTTGGCCAGCTAGGCGGTGCGAGTTGGATGGGCAATAGGATCCAAAGCAGGGCGTCGAGTTTGCGGGTTTTTTCGAGGGTGCTCCAAAACAGGGTGACGCGGCCTTGGGGCTGGGTGCGGAGATAGGTGATCAGGCAATCGAGGCCTTCCAGCAACACCATGGGTTTTTGGGCACGGGTACAGATCATTTTGATGGCCTCTAGCTCCCGTTCAGGGTAGTGATGAAGGGTGAGGAAGCGATCGCCTGGATCGATACGGGCTAGCAGATCATCGCGATAGTTAATCCGCTGAGCATTGTTGAAAAAAGCAAGCTGACTAAGGTCAGACTCCGTGGGAGTATCCCATAGCAATAGATGAGCTTGGTTGGCTGGGCGGGCAGTACTTAGGCGAGGAAATTGGTCGAGGGCGATCGCCATAGCTAGGCTCCTGCGTAGGCTTTGTCAAGAAGGTCGAGGGGAGAGAGCCAGCGGCGCACCAGTTGGAAGGGGGGCACCTCTCGGCGTTGTTCGAGGATGGCGTAGGTTTCGAGGGTATCGAGCTGGGTTTGCAGTTGGGTATTGGAAAGACCAAGCAGGGCAGCTAGGCCAAAGGGTTGGTCGAGCAAGGTTTTGGTGAGGATGGAGGTATCGTCGGGGTAGTCACGCTCCCAGAGTTTGGCGAGAATATAGCCTATGAGGTAGGGAGAAGGCAGTTGAACGTCGCCGGTAGTGTAGGTTGTGCCATTCAGGGTGAGCCATCGAATGGCAGACAGGGCCGTCGAGTCGGTGTAGGTGCGGAGAAGTAGCTTAAAGTTTTTGGTCAGGACTTTGGGCGTATCGTCAGCAAAGACAGCGCTGCTGTATTGCACCAGGTCGTCAAGGGTGAACTGAGCATGGAGCGGGGCATAGTGGTAGACAAGCCAAGGCCAACCGCCCCAGTCGGCAGGCTGGTTAGGAGAAGCAGCAAAACCGTGCCCAGCTAGGCTGAGATGGGCGTGCATGAACCAATCTGTGAGGGGACTGATCAAATAGGGATCTCGCTCTAGAATGAGCTGCCCTTCAGGACTTAGGGTATGTCCTTGCACTAGTCCAGCTCGAATTGCCCAGCTTTTCATTGGGCCAACCTTCTTGTTCCCCAATCCTGTTTTAGTCATTAAATCTGAAAGTGGAAAAGCTAAACCTTCTTCATCTGCTGCTACGCGTAGGATTTTGAGCAAGTCTTCCTTTTTCAGTGCAAATGATGCATTAAAGCTGAGCTGTAGTTGTGGCATGAACAAAACCCTTATATGGCTGATGACCTATAGATGACAAGCTAAACAAGGTAAGCCATCCACTTCCTCATCAAACAAGTCATCTAAAATATCTACGAGCGATAGCGATTGACCATTGGGAGCTGCTTTTTGCTGAGCGACCGATTTTTCATGGTGAGCTATGATGTCTTCTTCGCGCGCAAGCAGTTCTAGCAAGGTTTCACCATCTGTCCAGGTATACTGCCGCCCATCCTTGTGTTCCTGCTCATAGCGCACAGCTTCAGCAAACAAATCAGGATGCTCTTTCGCCAGCTTCACCCACTCATATTTTCTCTGGAAGAAACAAAAGAAGCATCCTGATCGACTCCGCCAACGATAGTAGTCTGGCAGACCAATACCGCTATCTTCTAGAAGATCGAGAATATCCTGCTTGACTAGACCTTGCTCCTTAAACGGAAATACCGGCTGAATATTCGGCTTAGTAGAAATATAGCCATCTCGATCCTCATCCGCCCGAATTCCAACATAACTGATGGCAGCATCTTCCCCTACAAACTGCTCTAGGGGTTTAATTTTCATTTGCCTAGTACACCATCGGCTTCTGGGTGAGGGGAGATATCCACCATAAATATCCAGCCAATAATCAAATCCCTGAGCTGCACTGAGATAGTGTATTTTGATACCTAGACGAGCCTTAATTCGGTCAAGGTATTCGTAGGTTTCCGGCAGTTCCTTATGGGTATCACAGAAAAAGTACTCCATCTCTGGAATGTCTTGATGAAGCAAAATAGCGAGGGCTGTGCTGTCCTTGCCGCCGGATAATCCAAGAATGTGTCGAACTGCTGATTGAGCCATGCCTATCCTAATTGTACAAACTCTCTAACTAAATTCAGAGAATCAAAACATCTGTATTACTCTACCCAAATCTGCCGCACTTAGCTAGATTCAGACAGCATTAATTTCCACCGCGTTGGCACTAAAACATTCGTTTGAGGCTGAATGGCTCCAGTATGGCGAGCAACACGGTAGGCATGAGCAGCAAGGTTGATGGCATAAATAACCATTACTATAAATTTATCAGATTGTTCGATGGAAAATTGTCGCTCTCCCTCGCTCAAGGCAATCGTTGGCATTAGGGCCGGTGTTGCCTTAACGTTCACATAAGCGATGGGTGCCTGAACAGTGCCCACTAGAATATCGAACCCTAGAGTATCGTGGGGT
The Leptolyngbya sp. CCY15150 DNA segment above includes these coding regions:
- a CDS encoding protein kinase — protein: MAKVTAIGQPVNNAERDVIFYLRNNLPDTFEILHNLEICQGKEVFELDLVVIAPHCVFVVDIKGTCGRIDIYGSKWHPQERSPYPSPVALLRKHAKGIKALIRDANYAKPELSKVHVQPLAILTASDILIADHTGTDEPYITYADQRCLNYLQSHDFIPNHRNADLRGMIGTIRQAIIGKSAPRSPRPCYRDWQVIETLGRTQDYTEYRAYKIFSQDIVVRLKVYQVDPYMGKHERQDARRLISNAYQSLMRVPPHPNILGAIDFFTTSDEDCYVLVTHDLEGRSLRQHIQDQDLTEAERWNIIQSILSALNHAHQATIVHRNITPDTILISSDGIPYLAGFDYARIQHRNSTIAGDIAEAIADNSLYQSLECYRNPAAASPQSDLCSAGLVFYELLTGRPAFSSPEEMCDRAAQFSMLPSDLNPALSAELDTWLQTLCALDPQSRYGTAEQAQLALSAILTRDMPVQPAPLPAAQSAPPSIDLENLPVDTVLNDRYRILERLGQPGSFAVAYKIWETWAKKTCVLKLITRDRYSCEGRLMQEYQILSRLPEHPSIVAAVWADKLKDGTPFIVLDFVDGQSLEAAIASAPLSLETAYQIAQAILEGVHHIHQHDIYHQDIKPANILLIDQGIKLIDFNVAVLAQDPDAINAGTRRYMPPDLFNKPCLSEAERIDRDLYGVGLVLYECLTGRYPFPTDEPPLGQVAAAPTDLDGCHTLDPAWNVVLLRAIAPKHSDRFTSAAAFLAALPSLTQKPLVVQEKGSMDLDTAIVESSQAAPSPPPKISPEPRLDPAPLPVSLVTDHPIILDPSNVYPVPAGHISIRTEVEWLQHLGRHHAPCWVSGQRLCHWAEDWLRVWNQMHRVTIQASPRSRLEQWLAGIAIPNDWNDAKVLSLVVRLDAYPDEDAIASVLASQTKSDPVLWYPEPSREHLAQWLTVAVPSDLQPLEQAWCQALPPGDWTSFYQPDHKLDILRQWLGLQEPSLPILGNYPHPIPSIIQAEFEQFWQQRLYRNHAQDLDNLDLARISGGDRVAELAFTILIQRPQWITRDRTHRLFRYLTSDQRRSLDAHQAYPLPTPLPLEASPEETLQWVTAQYLPFRQWEIISKQPPIDQQDSIALAESFVNWILEHYPTLKEDPVETSHLNYHAGYQAQEQALQHPVLWVVIDGLGWLDHQDLIRYLTDSNTLRLETEPQPLFSILPTKTEYAKWSLYSQRLPNRAAPMVQAAQGFNVKSGKRYTDAQLDQLYKDLRRRNYQLYCWDTTEFDAMFHHHTDWFSLYSKERSLKLKIIAERIHHCLDEYPDPDALRIVIASDHGQMMGITPQMSNPPPGLTLQGRMALGATDDPRFVVLESDRFAVPEHVSVVRGAGSLNAYSYTTNQGVIGSHGGLFPEEVIVGYSILRRQIQRSAVLVHASGTSHGHLNDRLSITIQNTNSVSLSNLCLHIQEIPELSHGYYLDEYISWIAQGGTVTVDIPLPHSITMSDNHQENHVHLSLQGHLSFQYAGTGEMGSAILDPDSHLTIQRMFTSGFEIDDFL
- a CDS encoding DUF4007 family protein yields the protein MPQLQLSFNASFALKKEDLLKILRVAADEEGLAFPLSDLMTKTGLGNKKVGPMKSWAIRAGLVQGHTLSPEGQLILERDPYLISPLTDWFMHAHLSLAGHGFAASPNQPADWGGWPWLVYHYAPLHAQFTLDDLVQYSSAVFADDTPKVLTKNFKLLLRTYTDSTALSAIRWLTLNGTTYTTGDVQLPSPYLIGYILAKLWERDYPDDTSILTKTLLDQPFGLAALLGLSNTQLQTQLDTLETYAILEQRREVPPFQLVRRWLSPLDLLDKAYAGA
- a CDS encoding phosphoadenosine phosphosulfate reductase family protein; this translates as MAQSAVRHILGLSGGKDSTALAILLHQDIPEMEYFFCDTHKELPETYEYLDRIKARLGIKIHYLSAAQGFDYWLDIYGGYLPSPRSRWCTRQMKIKPLEQFVGEDAAISYVGIRADEDRDGYISTKPNIQPVFPFKEQGLVKQDILDLLEDSGIGLPDYYRWRSRSGCFFCFFQRKYEWVKLAKEHPDLFAEAVRYEQEHKDGRQYTWTDGETLLELLAREEDIIAHHEKSVAQQKAAPNGQSLSLVDILDDLFDEEVDGLPCLACHL